A genomic stretch from Solanum stenotomum isolate F172 chromosome 8, ASM1918654v1, whole genome shotgun sequence includes:
- the LOC125873328 gene encoding piriformospora indica-insensitive protein 2-like, with translation MLLQLVLVGVYIVMYRGVADASISPMEKHEKEALYSAIQGFVGNEWNGSFLYPDPCGWTSIEGVSCDFSNGFWHVTDLTIGDLYDNSLRCSQAAEFTEHLFNLKHLKRLSFSNCFLSDQHKSIPISNWDSLANSLESLEFRSNPGLIGTIPTSFGYLKNLQSLVLLENGLKGEIPEALGNLTKLKRLVSAGNNFIGPIPTSLGRLTNLLILDTSRNFLSGALPVTIGDLSSLIKLDLSNNRLDGKLPGEIGGLKSLTLLDLSHNNFSDGLPETFQEMDSLEELVLSDNPIGDYVTRIQWRNMKNLEMLDLSNMGLKGNIPNSMTEMKKLRFLSLSNNILSGIIPSKFEKISTINALYLDGNDFTGKLEFSQRFYTKLRSRFRASGNVKLCLSLELTSTSHVPEGVQQCEQESTVDSKDSDSNLKNKYLSQNSHHIIASLGHSGHVVSHFTFCYVARIILMSLPWIVFL, from the exons ATGTTACTTCAGCTTGTTCTTGTTGGGGTGTATATTGTTATGTACAGAGGTGTAGCAGATGCTTCTATATCTCCAATGGAGAAACATGAGAAAGAGGCATTGTACTCTGCTATTCAAGGTTTTGTTGGAAATGAGTGGAATGGTTCATTTCTTTATCCTGATCCTTGTGGCTGGACATCAATTGAG GGAGTATCATGTGATTTCTCCAATGGCTTCTGGCACGTAACGGATTTAACTATTGGAGACCTATATGACAATTCCCTTCGTTGCTCCCAAGCTGCAGAGTTCACAGAACACTTGTTTAACCTCAAGCATCTAAAAAGACTTTCCTTCTCAAATTGCTTCCTCTCAGATCAGCACAAATCAATTCCCATTTCAAATTGGGATAGTCTCGCGAACAGCCTTGAATCGTTAGAGTTCCGATCAAATCCTGGTCTTATTGGGACAATTCCCACAAGTTTTGGCTACCTTAAGAATCTTCAATCTTTAGTACTGCTGGAAAATGGACTGAAAGGAGAAATACCAGAAGCTTTAGGCAATTTAACTAAACTAAAGCGCCTCGTTTCGGCAGGCAACAATTTTATTGGTCCTATTCCAACTAGTCTAGGAAGATTGACAAATCTTTTGATACTTGACACAAGCAGGAATTTTCTATCTGGTGCATTACCTGTGACTATTGGTGATTTATCTTCTCTCATAAAGCTCGACTTGAGCAACAATCGATTAGATGGAAAATTGCCTGGAGAAATTGGAGGACTAAAGAGTCTAACACTACTTGATCTCAGCCACAACAATTTCTCTGATGGTTTGCCAGAGACATTTCAAGAAATGGATTCCTTAGAAGAACTTGTGTTATCTGACAATCCGATAGGCGATTATGTAACAAGAATTCAATGGAGGAACATGAAGAACTTGGAAATGTTGGATCTTTCAAACATGGGATTGAAAGGGAATATACCAAATTCCATGACAGAAATGAAGAAACTGAGATTCCTCAGCCTCAGTAATAACATTCTTTCAGGTATTATTCCGTCAAAATTCGAGAAAATATCAACTATTAATGCTCTATACTTGGATGGAAATGATTTCACAGGGAAACTTGAATTTTCACAAAGGTTTTATACAAAATTAAGGAGTCGTTTTCGAGCTTCAGGTAATGTGAAACTCTGCTTGTCCCTCGAGTTAACGTCAACAAGTCATGTTCCAGAAGGTGTACAACAATGTGAACAAGAAAGCACAGTAGATAGTAAAGATTCAGACTCCAatttaaagaacaaatatttgaGTCAGAATTCCCACCATATTATAGCTTCTTTGGGGCATTCAGGACATGTTGTTAGTCATTTTACATTTTGTTATGTTGCAAGAATAATACTTATGTCTCTTCCATGGATcgtatttttataa